The Manduca sexta isolate Smith_Timp_Sample1 chromosome 9, JHU_Msex_v1.0, whole genome shotgun sequence genome segment tgATATATCCTGCAACCTCCGGgggatttaaatatataaattatgtcaaaTATCGCTATTGATACCTACTTTTCGGTAAACATGGTTAATATGGTTACAAttctttctttaaaaataacctaaaatgtTGAGTTGGGCTACTGAAatgcaaacatttattaaaatgttagaaAGCGACCTATTGGTCGTATGTCTTGCAAAATCTTATATGCATTTGCTTATTCCGTTCGAAATATTAAGTTTATGGctatacaattttgtatttggcATTATAAAAACCTTAAAGTTGCAAATGTTTAGTTAAGAACTACATGTTTCCTTGATAAAACTATGTGTAATTCACTCATGAAAAGTGATCGCGAACTGATATTGTCTACAAAATACGATCAACAGCAATTTGCGACCACCAAGCCttattacgaaaaaaatataatgaccgCAAACTAAAATAAGCTATTTAAGTAGGTATGTCCAGAAGTCGACCATAAGATTCctaataagtttgttttaataaattttataaataaaaaaatatcaggtgattaaatattatttctattaattattatttaatatgtaataattttggaaattaAAGTTGGAATTTAGACCAATAATTTCAGTCGTCGCTCGAATGTTATAAACCCACTGCTGAGAAACACTATGTTACTATAAACTCACTATCGGAGTTGGGGACGCTgctatcaattttatatttgtttcatagCTGAAGTAGACAGTAGTTCTCTGCATCAGTCAAACTTCTTGATAACAACATTAATACCAGATGATTCATTAACTCGTTACTAAACTTTTATACTTATCAATAGACCCGGATAATTACGACGGCCCAGAGCCAGTGTACCGCGAGTGGCATCACTGGCTGGTGGGCAACATTCCCGGAGGAGACGTTTCCAAGGGTGAAGTGCTGTCTGGGTACATCGGCTCCGGCCCACCAGAGGGCACTGGGATCCATCGCTACGTGTACATTGTCTACAAACAGCCAGGGAAACTGGTGTTCGATGAGAAGAGACTGACTAACAAGTAAGGGAATTCAATCTTGTGGCGAATCCAGGAAGATTGAGTTTTTATTGTTTGCTGGACCCCAATTGACGCCTAATggcattaattataacattcgATAAGATGAAGAGCAATAATGAATACCACGAAGCAAAATCTGGTTATcaaagttacatttttattgttttacatgcCTGATGATAGTTAACGAGCAATAAAGCCAAAAGGCGTTGTACCTGAAAACGCCTGTCTATTTCTGTTAGCaaaatattcgtaaaataaaaaaaaactgaattctTGAGCCGCTTACGATTAACGCAAATTACTAAATAGCGTTGTAATTAACATTaacaatatgtaattaatttcatttttaaattcctGCGTACCTCTCTTACGTCTAGCCACAATTAATCTAGAACTGAATTACATTCATATGAAACTCGGAGACGCAACAAATTTTTTATCGTTCTCCGTTTAAGGAATTTGGTCATCACTGTCAAGTTTAGCtataattgcattatttttagGTCCATCGATGGCCGTGCCGCCTTCTCCACGAAGAAGTTTGCTGAGAAGTACAACCTAGGCGCGCCATTGGCTGGCAATTTCTACCGCGCCCAGTTCGACTCTTACGTGCCACTTCTGTACAAGAGCTTGGGAGCATAAGTTTATATGATAAgaatgttgtaataaataatttattttcaatacagtAAATTCTCGAAGAAACCTTTCGTTCCTATTCTCCCAATCTTAAAGCAAATAATCCTAATATTAAATGTACTTCCtattaacatcaaaatattttcaatgtgcaagtttgtgaagatttttgttagaagtaaaaagtaacaatgtatttgaattataatgaaCACAAAGATGGATCTCATCGGGTCCTGTCTCTAGGAAATTTTGTACCCTCTATtccaaaaaagaattttcaagaAATAACAGTAGAAAGTCTGGATTACTTTgcctttattatttactaacttttgctaGTAGCCATACCCGCGTGCAAGAGtttgtccgggataaaaagtagcttatatccTTCCCGGAGTCTCAAATTATCTCTATAGGATATTCATCGAAATCTGTCAAGCGGTTCtcgagtttatcgcgttcaaacagacaGACGCAGACTTTTAATATGTCTGAAGGATACTAATTTTAGCATTATTAGCAAGTCTGCTT includes the following:
- the LOC115449524 gene encoding phosphatidylethanolamine-binding protein homolog F40A3.3, whose protein sequence is MSLVAQAFESSHIVPDVIPTPPSVNIQLSYPSGAVASQGNELTPTQVKDQPNVVFEAEPNAFYTLIFTDPDNYDGPEPVYREWHHWLVGNIPGGDVSKGEVLSGYIGSGPPEGTGIHRYVYIVYKQPGKLVFDEKRLTNKSIDGRAAFSTKKFAEKYNLGAPLAGNFYRAQFDSYVPLLYKSLGA